From one Danio rerio strain Tuebingen ecotype United States chromosome 19, GRCz12tu, whole genome shotgun sequence genomic stretch:
- the hycc1 gene encoding hyccin — translation MLAMDQGVVEEWLSEFKTLEETAVYNYAVSLKEKGSLVPALYKVIRENYSDLLEPVCHQLFEFYRSGEPRLQRFTLQFLPELVWSYLSVTAARDPHCSGCIEALLLGIYNLEIVDKDGQSKVLSFTIPSLSKPSVYHEPSSIGSLALTEGALANHGLSRVVYSGPHLQRETFTAQNRFEVLTFLLLCYNASLSYMSGSSLQSLCQLSSRVSICGYPRQQVRRYKGISSRLMVTSEFLVQLITGIHFALCNGEVDLGSKALDDVLYRAQLELFPEALLVGNAIKSSLHGASLKSNKEGTRSIQVEITPTASRISRNAVTSLSIRGHRWKRHDAVDLGSPDELTEIAEVDEGICTQASGAQSSPPTIVISSSAGGAAAGAGKLAGKGLRRLTGRSSKEKDKEKDAATGMDQLTRKQAAVRAMSENLELLSLKRLTLTASQSVPKSGSLSLSRTASAVFSRSFEQVSNVFSGNQPSSRASSPTSNHVAEQDEGVAYLDHISPAHQHRQRSPTISIHVTSDL, via the exons CTTCTGGAGCCGGTGTGTCATCAGCTGTTTGAGTTTTACCGCAGCGGTGAGCCTCGTCTCCAGCGCTTCACCCTGCAGTTTCTGCCAGAGCTGGTGTGGAGTTATCTGTCTGTGACGGCGGCTCGTGATCCGCACTGCAGCGGCTGCATAGAGGCGCTACTTCTCGGCATCTACAACCTG GAAATCGTCGATAAAGACGGCCAGAGTAAAGTGTTGTCGTTCACCATCCCTTCCTTATCGAAGCCATCAGTTTACCATGAG CCGTCTTCCATTGGCTCCCTGGCCTTGACGGAAGGAGCCTTAGCCAATCACGGCTTGAGTCGAGTGGTTTACAGCGGCCCCCACCTGCAGCGCGAGACCTTCACAGCACAGAACAG gttcGAGGTGCTGACATTTCTGCTGTTGTGTTATAATGCGTCTCTGAGCTACATGAGCGGTTCGTCTCTGCAGTCTCTCTGTCAGCTCAGCTCCAG AGTCTCTATCTGCGGGTACCCGAGACAACAGGTGCGGCGGTATAAAGGCATCAGCTCGCGGCTCATGGTCACCTCTGAGTTCCTGGTGCAGCTCATCACGGGGATTCACTTCGCACT GTGTAACGGTGAGGTGGATCTGGGCTCGAAGGCTCTGGATGATGTTCTGTATCGAGCGCAGCTGGAGCTTTTCCCCGAGGCCCTGCTG GTGGGAAACGCCATCAAATCGTCTCTTCACGGCGCCTCTCTGAAGTCCAATAAAGAGGGAACTCGCTCCATCCAGGTGGAGATCACACCCACCGCCTCTCGCATCTCCAGAAACGCCGTCACCAGCCTGTCCATCAGAGGACATCGCTGGAAACGCCACG ATGCAGTGGATTTGGGTTCCCCGGATGAGCTGACGGAGATCGCGGAGGTTGATGAGGGCATCTGTACGCAGGCGTCCGGCGCTCAGAGCAGCCCTCCGACCATCGTGATCAGCAGCAGCGCTGGAGGAGCCGCAGCCGGAGCTGGAAAGCTGGCGGGGAAAGGTCTGCGCCGCCTGACTGGACGATCCAGCAAGGAGAAGGATAAAGAGAAGGACGCGGCCACCGGCATGGACCAGCTAACCCGCAAACAAGCAGCCGTCCGCGCCATGAGTGAAAACCTAGAGCTGCTGTCACTCAAACGGCTGACGCTGACGGCCAGCCAATCAGTGCCTAAGAGCGGCTCGCTTAGCCTGTCGCGCACCGCTAGCGCCGTCTTCTCTCGCTCCTTCGAGCAGGTCAGCAACGTCTTCTCCGGAAACCAGCCGTCCAGTCGTGCGTCAAGTCCAACGTCCAATCACGTCGCTGAACAAGATGAGGGTGTGGCTTATCTGGATCACATAAGCCCCGCCCACCAGCATCGGCAGCGTTCTCCTACCATCAGTATCCATGTGACCTCTGACCTGTGA